In the genome of Ignavibacteriales bacterium, one region contains:
- a CDS encoding glycosyltransferase family 4 protein encodes MKIVIVNYRYFISGGPERYMFNLKELLEQHGHHIIPFSIRYAKNQKSEYEKYFVQPLSDENEVYFRDQSWTVKSFYKTIERAFYSPEVYKNFVHLINDTKPDFAIVLHYGRKLSPAVISALHDTKIPFVVRLSDFGMVCANSHMLRNEEVCEICVKGNRFNSVKYKCVQDSLGASLVDYAASSFQSIAGFNSKIKYFVVPSKFTRSKMIEAGYEEHRFIHVPTFVKTNGSVSTKKKNQVLFVGRIEKTKGVHVLLEAVRILQKENNMSFDCILAGFGSEEYVNEQKKFIEENDLKNIQLTGYIEKEKIDELISESLFTVSPSIWYDNMPNSVLESLALGTPVIASDHGSFTELIDHEKTGLLFKPGNSKDLAEKMKKLLDDTSLCLSYGKNAYERASDYHSGERHYQSLMKIYNRLTGKN; translated from the coding sequence ATGAAAATAGTTATAGTTAATTACAGGTATTTCATTTCAGGCGGACCTGAACGGTACATGTTCAATCTAAAAGAACTGCTGGAACAGCACGGGCATCACATCATTCCTTTTTCTATCAGGTATGCGAAAAATCAAAAATCAGAATACGAAAAGTATTTTGTTCAGCCTCTTTCAGATGAAAATGAAGTTTATTTCAGAGATCAATCATGGACAGTAAAAAGTTTTTATAAGACTATCGAACGTGCTTTCTATTCACCTGAGGTTTATAAAAATTTTGTTCATTTGATAAATGATACAAAACCTGATTTTGCAATTGTGCTTCATTACGGAAGAAAATTATCTCCTGCTGTTATCAGTGCTTTGCACGATACGAAAATCCCCTTTGTAGTTCGCCTTTCAGATTTTGGAATGGTGTGTGCTAACTCACACATGCTTCGTAATGAAGAGGTTTGTGAAATATGCGTGAAAGGAAACCGGTTTAACAGCGTCAAATATAAATGTGTGCAGGATTCACTAGGGGCTTCTCTTGTAGATTATGCTGCTTCAAGTTTTCAATCAATTGCCGGATTTAATTCCAAGATAAAATATTTCGTTGTTCCAAGTAAATTTACAAGAAGTAAGATGATCGAAGCCGGATATGAAGAACACAGATTTATTCACGTTCCGACTTTTGTAAAAACCAATGGTTCTGTCTCAACCAAAAAAAAAAATCAGGTTTTATTTGTTGGAAGAATAGAAAAAACAAAAGGTGTACATGTACTGCTTGAAGCTGTTAGGATTCTTCAGAAAGAAAATAACATGAGCTTTGATTGTATTCTAGCCGGATTTGGTTCTGAAGAATATGTCAACGAACAAAAAAAGTTTATTGAAGAAAATGATTTGAAGAATATTCAATTAACAGGTTACATCGAAAAAGAAAAAATCGATGAACTGATCAGTGAATCACTATTTACAGTTTCACCTTCAATCTGGTATGATAACATGCCAAACTCAGTTTTGGAAAGTCTAGCGCTTGGAACTCCAGTTATTGCTTCAGATCATGGTTCGTTTACGGAATTAATTGATCATGAAAAAACCGGGTTATTATTCAAACCGGGAAACTCAAAAGATCTTGCAGAAAAAATGAAAAAATTATTGGATGATACTTCACTTTGCTTATCTTACGGAAAAAATGCTTATGAGCGTGCAAGCGATTATCATTCAGGTGAACGGCACTACCAGAGTTTGATGAAAATTTATAACAGACTAACCGGAAAAAATTAA
- a CDS encoding OmpA family protein, with the protein MRKYFSVGIIVLISVLCIERLSAQSSPYIGTLNLSLNGGATIGISDYKEIKMGGTLSGAIEYFFDTRSVHIISAKLYAGGQNVYGKDYRGVLYDEKLADYFPIPEVIKSDMYLAGLGFTYGVSLNDIVLPYIGGGISFLKFSPKDGGGTVTQSNVLGMYDKTTLSWDIEAGIRFPLNEKLGLQFSGAIHFLGTDYIDDIAVGSHNDLYSSFTIGLSYSFLGHRDSDGDGLFDSDDSCPDQPEDFDGFQDYDGCPESDNDLDGIPDELDQCPNEAEDIDGFKDEDGCVDNDNDNDGIMDRLDSCPDEPEDFDGFQDDDGCADPDNDSDGILDINDKCKDEAETFNGFQDEDGCPDIAPLNEDSFSPKEILLDGESTFEVNSADIKSSAFTELDRIVNLLRAYPSAKWRIEGHMDNQNSSDYSRVLSLKRAESILNYFILKGLPSYQFEVIGMGDKFPIANNNTEFGRAKNRRIEIVKTN; encoded by the coding sequence ATGCGAAAATATTTTTCTGTAGGAATAATAGTTTTAATATCTGTTTTGTGTATAGAACGGTTGTCTGCACAATCATCTCCATATATTGGAACACTGAATCTTTCGCTTAACGGCGGCGCTACAATTGGTATCTCAGATTATAAAGAAATAAAAATGGGAGGTACTTTATCCGGAGCGATTGAGTACTTTTTCGATACAAGATCAGTACACATTATTAGTGCTAAGCTTTATGCAGGCGGACAAAATGTTTATGGTAAAGACTACCGAGGAGTACTGTACGATGAAAAGTTAGCAGATTATTTCCCCATACCCGAGGTCATTAAGTCCGACATGTACCTGGCAGGTTTAGGATTTACATATGGAGTATCATTAAATGATATTGTGCTGCCATACATAGGTGGAGGAATATCATTTTTAAAATTCAGTCCTAAAGATGGAGGCGGAACAGTAACACAATCTAATGTTCTTGGAATGTATGATAAAACCACTTTGTCCTGGGATATTGAAGCAGGGATTCGGTTTCCTTTAAATGAAAAACTCGGACTGCAATTTAGCGGAGCCATCCATTTTCTCGGGACAGACTACATAGATGATATTGCAGTCGGCAGTCATAATGATTTATACTCATCATTTACAATTGGATTATCATATTCATTTTTAGGTCACAGAGATTCAGATGGTGACGGGCTTTTTGATTCTGATGACAGCTGTCCGGATCAGCCTGAAGACTTTGATGGATTCCAGGATTATGACGGATGTCCTGAATCTGATAATGATCTCGACGGCATACCTGATGAATTAGATCAGTGTCCTAATGAAGCTGAAGACATTGATGGTTTTAAAGACGAAGACGGTTGCGTGGATAATGACAATGATAATGACGGCATAATGGACAGGCTCGACAGTTGTCCTGATGAACCTGAAGACTTTGACGGGTTCCAGGATGATGATGGTTGTGCCGATCCTGATAATGATAGCGATGGTATCCTTGATATAAATGATAAATGCAAGGATGAAGCTGAGACTTTTAACGGATTCCAGGATGAAGACGGATGCCCGGATATAGCCCCTCTCAACGAAGATTCATTTTCACCAAAAGAAATTTTACTCGATGGTGAATCAACATTTGAAGTAAATTCAGCAGACATTAAATCATCTGCATTTACTGAACTTGATAGGATCGTTAACTTACTCAGGGCTTATCCATCTGCTAAGTGGCGCATTGAAGGACATATGGACAACCAGAATTCGTCTGATTACAGCAGGGTACTTTCACTTAAACGAGCTGAATCAATTCTGAATTATTTTATTCTAAAAGGACTGCCTTCTTACCAGTTTGAAGTGATTGGAATGGGGGATAAGTTCCCGATTGCTAATAATAACACTGAGTTCGGCAGAGCAAAGAACAGAAGAATAGAGATAGTTAAAACGAACTGA
- a CDS encoding response regulator: MEKDKVLIVEDEKDTRFILDKLLSKNDYHVVTANNGEEALEVLKEFVPKVILADWTMPVMDGLELCNILKQNDSFKLIYYIILTARTSLKDRITGLDVGADDFLVKPIENQELLARIRSGVRIHNLQNELKNIEHNKAIVEMACTIGHKINNPLSSLIMTLKGLEDELKSENKTSLNEDFTVINKSIERIKSLVNDLTHLQNPTIIDYASDNKMIKLD, translated from the coding sequence ATGGAAAAAGATAAAGTACTTATTGTTGAGGATGAAAAAGATACACGGTTCATCCTGGATAAACTCCTCAGCAAAAACGATTATCATGTAGTTACCGCTAATAACGGTGAGGAAGCTCTTGAAGTGCTTAAAGAGTTTGTCCCAAAAGTTATACTAGCGGACTGGACCATGCCGGTGATGGATGGACTTGAATTATGTAATATCTTAAAACAGAATGATTCCTTTAAACTCATTTATTATATAATTCTGACAGCACGTACTTCATTAAAGGACCGGATAACCGGGCTTGATGTTGGAGCGGATGATTTTCTTGTTAAGCCAATTGAAAACCAGGAACTTCTTGCAAGGATTCGTTCAGGCGTAAGAATACATAATCTTCAAAACGAGCTTAAGAACATTGAGCATAACAAAGCAATTGTTGAAATGGCTTGTACAATCGGGCATAAAATAAATAATCCGTTAAGCAGCCTTATTATGACGCTGAAAGGTCTTGAGGACGAACTTAAATCGGAAAATAAAACTTCACTGAATGAGGATTTCACGGTAATAAATAAATCTATCGAACGAATTAAATCACTTGTTAATGATCTTACACATCTTCAAAATCCCACCATTATTGATTACGCTTCCGACAATAAAATGATTAAGCTGGATTAA
- a CDS encoding response regulator: MRDKIVVVEDDPFSKDFYKIIFNRAGYETIVLEDGNEVLKTISENKISLVIMDINLKNTYLDDIKIDGIKLSRTIKEDIRFSNIPIILVSAYSDTYKDANLLDDSRADDFITKPIIDFNVFLKKINSFILA, from the coding sequence ATGAGAGACAAAATTGTTGTAGTTGAAGATGACCCGTTCTCAAAAGATTTTTACAAGATAATCTTCAATCGGGCGGGATATGAAACGATTGTACTGGAAGATGGAAATGAAGTTCTGAAAACAATTTCAGAAAATAAAATCAGCCTGGTAATAATGGATATAAATTTGAAGAATACCTATCTTGACGATATAAAAATCGACGGGATAAAATTATCCCGGACGATCAAGGAGGACATACGGTTCAGTAATATTCCTATTATCCTGGTCTCTGCATATTCCGATACTTACAAAGATGCAAACCTTCTTGATGACAGCCGTGCGGATGATTTTATCACCAAACCTATTATTGATTTTAACGTATTCCTGAAAAAGATTAATAGTTTTATTTTAGCTTAA
- the rfbD gene encoding dTDP-4-dehydrorhamnose reductase, whose amino-acid sequence MKILVTGAAGMLAAEVVPELISKGHTVIETDINLRLPSIEKLDFTDIKSVEEIIIKNKPDFIFHLAALTDVDLCEKDPDLAYRVNFIGTENIALMCYKYEIPLLYISTGGVFNGQKPSPYTEFDIPDPVNKYADSKLRGETIIQNLLTKYFILRAGWMIGGGDIDKKFVFKIVQQLKEGKTELNVVNDKFGSPCFTFDFAKQILPIVETGRYGIYHIANGGMVSRFEIASRIVELMKLSDKVKINAINSAQFPLPAPRARSEAIENYKLKLLEINLMPHWQKSLERYLAENYE is encoded by the coding sequence ATGAAAATACTTGTGACAGGTGCGGCAGGTATGCTTGCTGCGGAGGTTGTTCCGGAATTAATATCAAAAGGTCATACCGTAATTGAAACTGATATTAATCTTAGATTACCTTCGATAGAAAAACTTGATTTTACAGACATTAAATCAGTTGAAGAAATTATTATAAAAAATAAACCTGATTTTATTTTTCATCTTGCAGCATTAACTGATGTTGATCTGTGTGAAAAGGATCCTGACCTTGCATATAGAGTTAATTTTATTGGTACAGAAAACATTGCCCTGATGTGTTATAAGTATGAAATACCGTTATTATACATCAGTACGGGTGGGGTATTCAATGGACAAAAGCCTTCACCATACACAGAGTTTGATATTCCCGATCCGGTAAATAAATACGCTGATTCAAAACTAAGGGGCGAGACCATTATTCAAAACCTGTTAACAAAATATTTTATTCTTCGTGCAGGCTGGATGATAGGCGGGGGAGACATCGATAAAAAATTTGTCTTTAAAATTGTTCAGCAGCTTAAAGAAGGAAAAACTGAGCTGAACGTTGTTAATGATAAATTCGGCAGCCCATGTTTTACTTTTGATTTTGCTAAACAAATTCTGCCGATAGTTGAAACAGGCAGGTATGGAATTTATCATATCGCAAATGGTGGTATGGTTTCAAGATTTGAGATCGCATCAAGGATTGTTGAGTTAATGAAACTTTCAGATAAAGTAAAAATCAACGCCATTAACTCAGCACAATTTCCATTACCGGCTCCAAGGGCAAGATCAGAGGCAATTGAAAATTATAAATTAAAGCTACTTGAAATTAATTTAATGCCTCATTGGCAGAAATCTCTTGAAAGGTATTTGGCAGAAAATTATGAATGA
- a CDS encoding NAD(P)-dependent oxidoreductase, whose amino-acid sequence MKKIYIAGCGGMLGEAFYKQFKSDFELRCTDIDVNEEWLSYLDFRDLNAYKEDVKKFNPDYLFHLGAFTDLEYCELHPDETYVTNTLSVENAVYISNEINIPLLYISTAGIFDGNKELYDDWDLPNPLGHYARSKYAGELYVKENSSRHLICRAGWMMGSGPKKDKKFIQKLMKQIKDGKKELKIVNDKLGTPTYTHDFAKNVKLLLEKEYWGLYNMVCGGETGRLEVAQKLISLLKLDNEIKITPVDSEYFKKEYFAERPPCERLINKKLSLRGVNIMRQWESALEEYLKDYYKGYL is encoded by the coding sequence ATGAAAAAAATATACATCGCTGGATGCGGCGGTATGCTTGGAGAAGCTTTTTATAAACAATTCAAGTCAGACTTTGAACTGAGGTGTACTGATATTGATGTAAACGAAGAATGGCTTTCGTACCTTGATTTCAGGGACTTGAACGCATATAAAGAGGATGTTAAAAAATTTAATCCGGATTATCTTTTTCATCTTGGTGCATTCACTGATCTCGAATATTGTGAACTTCATCCAGATGAAACTTATGTCACCAACACACTTTCGGTAGAGAATGCGGTTTATATTTCCAATGAAATTAACATTCCGCTTTTGTATATAAGTACTGCAGGTATATTCGACGGCAACAAAGAATTGTACGACGACTGGGATTTACCAAATCCTCTTGGACATTATGCGCGCTCAAAATATGCCGGTGAGTTGTATGTAAAAGAAAATTCATCAAGACATTTAATTTGCCGCGCAGGTTGGATGATGGGTTCGGGTCCTAAAAAAGATAAGAAGTTCATTCAGAAACTTATGAAGCAAATTAAAGATGGAAAAAAAGAATTGAAAATTGTTAATGATAAGTTAGGTACACCGACTTATACACATGATTTTGCAAAGAATGTTAAACTTCTTCTTGAAAAAGAATACTGGGGATTATACAATATGGTGTGCGGCGGTGAAACAGGAAGATTAGAAGTTGCACAAAAATTAATTTCACTGCTCAAACTTGATAATGAAATTAAAATCACTCCTGTTGATTCAGAATATTTTAAGAAAGAATATTTTGCTGAAAGACCTCCCTGCGAAAGACTGATCAACAAAAAACTCTCCTTGAGAGGTGTGAATATTATGCGTCAATGGGAATCAGCGTTGGAAGAATATTTGAAAGACTATTACAAAGGCTATTTGTAA
- a CDS encoding polysaccharide biosynthesis tyrosine autokinase: MEQFKFKTQAKPESNKIKELLNLARINKVPIIIISLTIFAASIIYALVAQNIYNAKTALRVSKPQTNIVQGPLVQDLSEYTGNLVANQIETLKSGTIREKVIDELIDTFKVTENKSKFYLILNKDSFGKLEYTLKPYSLIMETLGQKVYISQKRNLDVIEIDVESPSPFEAALIANIYAKVYQEFNLSENRQNFTSVRVILEKQLAEKQGELQNAEDNKKNYQYAGGTLDLDAQTSALLSQLQDLESEKNTVYINMLQVKETWIQYKNELSRKDPSLSSYLENKASEPYLLQMQEQIAKLEAQRDYALLNNRDLNNNSPAIKDYNTKIGELKNRLSKSIEEYQKVISAASPEEIKALTQRIFEEEVRYKSLLASYNQLNEVIKQNEAKIDKLPSKTVDLARLERERASVEQLYTALQQKYQEALINEQSTAGNVFIVAVAEPPLLPSKPNRKMIMMLGLFLGLGLGFGFVYVRNMFDRTVKTPEDIEHRDVRILGWIPKVKFDDKNGHKESELIAIKQANSIPGEAFRTLRSRLQLLDLKKDVKTILITSSAPKEGKTLLSSNIAASFALTNKKTIIIDCDLRIPRLHAVFNEKRTPGLTDYFTRKSSIEEIVKKSENPYLDFITGGTLPPDPAEIIGSPQMKIFLQKLRTEYDMVIVDSPPILAVADAEILSRLVDFSILVVTAETTEIESMQRSVELLKNPQGTFIGVILNNFDHKRSDKPYYKYSHYYYGESKAN, translated from the coding sequence ATGGAACAATTTAAATTTAAAACTCAGGCTAAACCTGAAAGCAACAAGATAAAAGAATTATTAAATCTTGCACGGATTAACAAAGTCCCGATAATAATTATAAGTCTCACCATCTTTGCGGCTTCAATAATCTATGCACTTGTTGCCCAAAATATCTACAATGCAAAAACAGCATTAAGAGTTTCAAAACCTCAGACGAATATTGTTCAGGGTCCTCTTGTTCAGGATTTATCTGAATATACAGGCAACCTTGTTGCAAACCAGATTGAAACACTGAAGAGCGGAACAATACGTGAAAAAGTTATTGATGAGTTAATTGATACCTTCAAGGTGACTGAGAACAAGAGCAAGTTCTATCTTATTCTGAATAAAGATTCATTTGGTAAGTTGGAATACACTCTTAAGCCCTATTCACTCATCATGGAAACACTCGGGCAAAAAGTGTATATAAGCCAAAAGAGAAATCTTGATGTAATTGAAATTGATGTTGAATCACCGTCACCGTTTGAGGCGGCTTTAATCGCTAATATTTATGCTAAAGTTTATCAGGAATTTAATCTTTCAGAAAACCGACAGAACTTTACAAGTGTTCGTGTGATACTTGAAAAACAGCTTGCCGAAAAACAAGGTGAACTTCAGAACGCGGAAGACAATAAAAAGAATTATCAGTATGCCGGCGGGACTCTTGATCTTGACGCTCAGACAAGTGCGTTACTTTCTCAGCTTCAGGATCTTGAATCAGAGAAAAACACTGTGTATATAAATATGCTTCAGGTGAAAGAAACCTGGATTCAATATAAAAATGAACTTTCAAGAAAAGATCCTTCACTCTCGTCGTACCTTGAAAATAAAGCATCCGAACCGTACCTGCTTCAGATGCAGGAACAAATTGCAAAGCTTGAAGCACAGCGTGACTATGCACTTTTAAATAACCGGGACCTAAATAACAATTCCCCTGCGATTAAGGATTACAATACTAAAATCGGTGAGTTGAAGAACAGGCTGAGCAAAAGTATTGAAGAATATCAAAAGGTAATAAGCGCTGCGAGCCCTGAAGAAATAAAAGCACTAACGCAGCGGATATTCGAAGAAGAAGTAAGATATAAATCACTTCTTGCTTCATACAACCAGTTGAATGAAGTTATCAAACAGAATGAAGCGAAGATTGATAAACTGCCTTCAAAAACAGTTGACCTTGCAAGACTTGAAAGAGAACGCGCCTCCGTTGAACAGTTGTATACAGCTTTACAACAGAAATACCAGGAAGCATTAATTAATGAACAATCAACAGCCGGAAATGTTTTCATTGTCGCTGTAGCTGAACCACCCCTGCTTCCATCAAAGCCGAATAGAAAAATGATTATGATGCTGGGATTATTTTTAGGACTTGGTTTAGGATTCGGATTTGTTTACGTCAGGAATATGTTTGACCGTACTGTTAAAACCCCTGAAGATATTGAACACAGGGATGTTAGGATACTCGGCTGGATACCCAAAGTAAAATTTGATGATAAAAACGGACACAAGGAATCAGAATTAATCGCAATAAAGCAGGCAAACTCTATTCCCGGAGAAGCATTCAGAACTTTACGGTCAAGACTTCAATTGCTCGATCTTAAAAAGGATGTTAAAACAATTCTTATAACTTCTTCAGCCCCTAAAGAAGGTAAAACTTTATTATCAAGTAACATTGCAGCAAGCTTTGCGTTGACTAATAAGAAAACAATTATAATAGATTGTGACTTACGTATACCAAGGTTGCATGCAGTGTTTAATGAAAAACGGACACCGGGATTGACAGATTATTTTACCCGAAAATCTTCGATCGAAGAAATAGTTAAAAAATCAGAAAATCCATACCTCGATTTCATTACCGGTGGTACATTGCCTCCTGATCCTGCTGAGATAATTGGATCGCCTCAAATGAAAATATTTTTGCAAAAATTAAGAACTGAATATGATATGGTGATAGTTGACTCCCCGCCAATTCTCGCAGTTGCTGATGCAGAAATTCTTTCACGGCTTGTTGATTTCAGCATTCTTGTAGTTACCGCAGAAACAACTGAGATCGAATCTATGCAGCGTTCAGTTGAATTGTTAAAAAATCCTCAGGGTACTTTTATTGGGGTAATATTGAATAACTTCGATCATAAGAGAAGTGATAAGCCTTATTATAAATATTCCCATTATTATTATGGTGAGTCTAAAGCAAATTAA
- a CDS encoding SLBB domain-containing protein, with product MLNRPILLIVMMFLISVTISAQEDKSRKDVQIGLGTSDVARQYPGSYYDFSDAETVNIKVAIWGNVRNAGRYVIPVYTTMIDLISLAGGPNEMADMDDLRLYRSPQSGEPQLIKFRYDDLLDADYLIKNRNVPKLEPGDVLLVPGGPKMYFRDWFSLTLSIVSMILSVVVLVVGLNRTN from the coding sequence ATGCTTAACAGACCAATTCTTCTAATTGTAATGATGTTCCTTATTTCAGTAACAATCTCGGCCCAGGAAGATAAAAGCAGGAAAGACGTGCAGATTGGACTGGGAACTTCTGATGTTGCTCGCCAATATCCCGGCAGCTATTACGATTTTTCTGATGCGGAAACAGTAAATATTAAAGTAGCTATTTGGGGAAATGTCAGAAATGCCGGACGGTATGTAATACCTGTTTATACAACAATGATTGATCTTATATCACTGGCAGGGGGACCTAATGAAATGGCAGACATGGATGATTTACGGTTATACAGATCACCTCAAAGTGGAGAACCGCAGCTTATTAAATTCCGTTATGATGATTTACTCGATGCGGATTACCTTATTAAAAACAGAAACGTACCAAAACTCGAACCTGGCGATGTACTTCTTGTACCAGGCGGACCCAAAATGTATTTCAGAGATTGGTTTTCTCTTACGCTTTCAATAGTGTCTATGATATTATCTGTAGTTGTATTAGTTGTAGGATTGAACAGAACAAACTGA
- a CDS encoding glycosyltransferase family 4 protein, whose protein sequence is MNEHPVYRVAVFGIRSIPPRPGSAGADTSATEYYTRFVERGHKVTCYNRVYKSDTELLSEYKGIKLVNMKTINVAGFDSLYHSFKATFHIIFKNTADIVEIGNGGNSIWALFLRMFGKKVFVFQDGVDWMREKWPWYGKLFLYFSAYLTAKLPNRVIFDNVYAKELFEKKFNKKFDLNTYGSEIRDFVESDEICHKLGLTPGEYFLFVGRFIPDKGLHYLIPAFEKLKTDKKLVLVGGSPNPSEYEIMIKSTKDPRIIFPGYIYGNDTMNLMKHSYLYIQPSDIEGLSPVILQVMGIGAPLLCSDIKENIFVVGDTALTFKQSDTDSLYEKLIYSLEHPAELKKLAQLANVRVHQNFSWDTVINEHLKLIANT, encoded by the coding sequence ATGAATGAACATCCGGTATACAGAGTAGCCGTTTTTGGCATTCGATCAATTCCTCCGCGTCCCGGTTCAGCAGGTGCGGATACTAGCGCTACCGAGTATTATACACGATTCGTTGAACGCGGACACAAAGTTACATGTTATAACCGTGTTTATAAAAGTGACACTGAGTTGTTGTCTGAGTACAAAGGTATCAAACTCGTAAATATGAAAACAATAAATGTTGCAGGGTTTGATTCTCTATATCATTCATTCAAAGCAACATTTCATATAATATTTAAAAACACTGCGGACATTGTTGAAATTGGCAACGGCGGCAACAGTATTTGGGCGTTGTTCCTGAGAATGTTCGGGAAAAAAGTTTTTGTATTCCAGGATGGTGTTGACTGGATGAGAGAAAAATGGCCCTGGTATGGAAAACTCTTTCTGTACTTTTCTGCATACCTGACCGCTAAACTTCCTAACAGAGTTATTTTTGATAATGTTTATGCAAAAGAATTATTTGAAAAAAAATTTAATAAGAAATTTGACTTAAACACTTATGGAAGTGAGATAAGAGACTTTGTTGAGAGTGATGAGATCTGTCACAAACTCGGTTTGACTCCTGGTGAATATTTTCTTTTTGTCGGAAGATTTATTCCCGACAAAGGTCTTCACTATTTGATACCTGCTTTTGAAAAACTTAAGACAGATAAAAAATTAGTTCTTGTAGGCGGTTCGCCTAATCCTTCTGAATATGAAATTATGATTAAGAGTACGAAGGACCCAAGAATAATTTTTCCCGGGTATATTTATGGTAATGATACGATGAATCTTATGAAACACTCATATTTATATATTCAGCCTTCTGATATCGAAGGATTATCACCCGTAATTCTCCAGGTGATGGGAATCGGTGCTCCTTTACTCTGCAGTGATATTAAAGAAAATATTTTTGTAGTTGGTGATACAGCACTAACTTTTAAACAGTCCGACACAGATTCTCTTTATGAAAAACTTATCTACTCACTTGAACATCCGGCTGAATTAAAGAAGCTTGCTCAGCTGGCTAATGTAAGAGTTCATCAAAACTTTTCATGGGATACTGTGATTAACGAACACTTAAAGCTTATAGCAAATACTTAA
- a CDS encoding OmpA family protein, with protein MSGGNDSPPIIHKKKKKSHGGHHGGAWKVAYADFVTAMMALFIVLWVLSQSEEVKEAVAGYFKDPVGFQSGGSMNLLDGKQNNVIDLDMQNEALMRENEKKELAKMGEAILEELSDNEEFKDMLDQIQIEVIEEGLRIEMIESTDDIFFEIGTAHLKPEAFKLIQKIGTQIAKRQNKIIVEGHTDSRPYSGDGTGYTNFELSTERANSARRALTLGGVIEAQIDEVRGFADKRLRDANDPYSAINRRISIILKFTEKK; from the coding sequence ATGTCCGGCGGAAACGATTCACCCCCCATCATACACAAAAAGAAAAAGAAATCGCATGGAGGACACCATGGCGGCGCCTGGAAAGTTGCGTATGCCGACTTCGTTACCGCTATGATGGCATTGTTCATAGTACTCTGGGTTCTTAGTCAAAGTGAAGAAGTCAAAGAAGCAGTTGCCGGATACTTCAAAGACCCGGTCGGTTTTCAATCTGGCGGCAGTATGAACCTGCTCGATGGAAAACAAAATAATGTAATTGATCTCGATATGCAGAACGAAGCACTGATGCGTGAGAATGAGAAAAAAGAACTTGCTAAAATGGGTGAAGCCATACTTGAAGAGTTATCAGATAACGAAGAGTTTAAAGACATGCTTGACCAGATTCAGATTGAAGTAATTGAAGAAGGATTACGTATCGAGATGATCGAATCAACCGATGACATCTTTTTTGAAATTGGTACCGCGCATCTTAAACCTGAGGCATTTAAGCTGATTCAAAAAATTGGTACACAAATAGCAAAAAGACAAAATAAGATAATCGTTGAAGGGCATACTGATTCAAGACCCTACAGCGGGGACGGAACAGGATATACAAATTTTGAACTGAGTACGGAACGCGCTAACTCTGCAAGAAGAGCATTAACACTTGGCGGTGTTATAGAAGCGCAGATTGATGAAGTAAGAGGATTTGCCGATAAACGTTTACGTGATGCCAATGATCCGTACAGCGCAATTAACAGAAGGATTAGTATTATATTAAAATTTACAGAGAAGAAATGA